One Agrobacterium vaccinii DNA window includes the following coding sequences:
- a CDS encoding ATP-binding protein has product MASLDFMTVARNSAPARAWRFFTRWLRHWLPTGLYTRSLLIIILPMVLLQVVVAAVFMERHWQMVTERLSAAVTRDIAAVIELLETDPEEDDYQRVIRIARERLDLSIYIEPKTPLPEPRAQPFFSILDTILADQIQQQIGRPFWLDTFGNGALVEIRIQLDNKTLRVFTRRSQAYASNTHIFLVWMGGASLVLLGISILFLRGQIRPILALAKAAESFGRGQKITAYSPRGADEVRRAGLAFILMRERIERQMEQRTAMLNGVSHDLRTILTRFKLQLALAGDNPDLEGLDKDVDDMQSMLEAYLAFARDDAEEAIGKLELAPLFARFSSDYQMCGKTCTYTLNGVDELSVRPNAFARLIGNLAANAHRYASTLNIEAHRAPKSITLVFDDDGPGIPEASREDVFKPFYRLDEARNLNASGTGLGLSIVRDIARSHGGDVTLDDSPLGGLRVIVKIPA; this is encoded by the coding sequence ATGGCAAGCCTCGATTTCATGACTGTGGCGAGAAACAGTGCCCCCGCACGGGCCTGGCGCTTTTTCACGCGCTGGCTGCGGCACTGGTTGCCAACGGGGCTCTACACCCGCTCGCTTCTCATCATCATTCTGCCCATGGTGCTGTTGCAGGTCGTCGTCGCTGCCGTGTTCATGGAGCGCCACTGGCAGATGGTGACAGAACGCCTGTCCGCCGCCGTCACCCGCGACATCGCCGCTGTCATCGAATTGCTGGAGACAGACCCAGAAGAGGACGATTACCAGCGCGTTATCCGCATTGCTCGCGAACGTCTCGACCTCAGCATCTATATCGAGCCGAAAACGCCACTGCCGGAACCGCGCGCGCAGCCGTTTTTCTCCATCCTCGACACCATTCTCGCCGACCAGATCCAGCAGCAGATCGGTAGGCCATTCTGGCTGGATACATTCGGCAACGGCGCGCTCGTCGAAATCCGCATTCAACTTGATAACAAGACCCTGCGCGTCTTTACCCGCCGCAGCCAGGCCTATGCCTCCAACACCCATATCTTTCTGGTCTGGATGGGCGGCGCTTCGCTGGTGCTGCTGGGCATATCCATCCTGTTCTTGCGCGGACAGATCAGACCTATTCTGGCGCTGGCAAAGGCCGCCGAGAGCTTCGGTCGTGGACAGAAAATCACCGCCTATTCCCCCCGTGGTGCAGATGAAGTCCGCCGCGCCGGTCTGGCCTTCATCCTGATGCGAGAACGCATCGAGCGCCAGATGGAACAGCGCACCGCCATGCTGAATGGCGTCAGCCACGATTTGCGGACCATTCTCACCCGCTTCAAGCTGCAACTGGCACTGGCGGGAGACAACCCTGACCTGGAGGGGTTGGACAAGGATGTCGACGACATGCAGTCCATGTTGGAAGCCTATCTCGCCTTTGCGCGGGACGATGCCGAAGAGGCGATTGGCAAGCTGGAACTGGCCCCTCTGTTCGCTCGCTTTTCCAGCGACTACCAGATGTGCGGCAAAACCTGCACCTACACCCTGAACGGCGTGGACGAGTTGTCGGTGAGACCAAACGCTTTCGCCCGCTTGATCGGCAATCTGGCTGCAAACGCCCATCGTTATGCCAGCACGCTCAACATCGAAGCGCATCGCGCCCCGAAATCGATCACGCTTGTTTTCGATGATGATGGGCCCGGCATACCGGAAGCATCCCGTGAAGACGTCTTTAAACCGTTCTACCGTCTGGACGAGGCGCGTAACCTCAACGCATCCGGCACCGGCCTTGGCCTGTCCATCGTGCGCGATATCGCCAGAAGCCATGGTGGGGATGTGACGCTGGATGACAGCCCGCTGGGTGGATTGCGTGTCATCGTGAAAATTCCGGCTTGA
- a CDS encoding EAL domain-containing protein: MAPKSIFSNLMREADGSWSTTYAPFTLKSALQPIFRRLSDGRFDIDSFEGLVRPHQGSELVSPAQLFAQVHPDDIEAIDSILRTIHILNTGALERSRARIFVNFHPGLFRTPGKMRQEVERMRLSAHEAGMSPDRIVCEIAENNASEAGLVADFAGHMRAMGFRVAIADYVAGDTDIERVKLIKPDYVKFEAAWARHFMRNSAGAALLRVIVKQFATEGIEPIFEALEDEREIELCQDLGVSLMQGYALARPELAPTTFNERFPELLGASRSALSPPRPTDPPRLAAGPEPRGVKPVRTFGKRGT, encoded by the coding sequence GTGGCACCCAAAAGCATTTTCTCGAATCTGATGCGCGAAGCGGATGGCTCTTGGTCCACGACCTACGCGCCGTTCACCCTCAAATCCGCACTTCAACCCATCTTCCGGCGGCTCTCCGACGGGCGTTTCGATATCGATTCCTTCGAAGGGCTCGTACGCCCGCATCAAGGCTCGGAGTTGGTCTCGCCAGCCCAACTGTTCGCCCAAGTCCACCCTGACGATATCGAAGCCATCGATAGCATTTTGCGGACCATTCACATTCTCAATACCGGCGCGCTGGAACGCTCCCGCGCACGCATTTTCGTCAACTTCCATCCCGGCCTGTTTCGCACACCCGGCAAGATGCGCCAGGAGGTGGAACGGATGCGGCTGTCAGCCCATGAGGCAGGCATGTCTCCGGATCGCATCGTTTGCGAAATCGCTGAAAACAATGCGTCCGAAGCGGGTCTCGTCGCCGATTTCGCCGGGCATATGCGCGCCATGGGCTTTCGCGTCGCCATTGCCGACTATGTTGCAGGCGATACCGATATCGAGCGCGTCAAACTGATCAAGCCTGATTATGTGAAGTTCGAAGCCGCATGGGCGCGGCATTTCATGCGCAATTCCGCCGGTGCTGCCCTGCTGCGCGTCATCGTCAAGCAATTTGCGACCGAAGGCATCGAGCCCATTTTCGAAGCGCTGGAAGACGAACGCGAAATCGAACTGTGTCAGGACCTCGGCGTCTCACTTATGCAGGGTTATGCACTGGCACGACCGGAGCTGGCTCCGACGACCTTCAACGAGCGCTTCCCAGAACTGCTTGGGGCATCGCGTTCCGCCCTCTCCCCACCACGCCCTACGGACCCGCCCCGCTTGGCTGCCGGGCCCGAGCCGCGCGGCGTGAAGCCCGTTCGCACCTTCGGAAAACGCGGAACGTAA
- a CDS encoding LysR family transcriptional regulator, protein MIKEREISWDYYRTFLNVLRDGSLSAAARELGITQPTVGRHIGALEESMGFQLFIRSPHGLVPTDAAIALKPYAENLAATASALLRAASGEVGKIEGAVRISASDVIGVEILPPIIAALQELHPKLEIELSLSDTLEDLLRREADIAIRMSEPVQDAIVMRYIGNFRVGFYASNDYLQKMGTPLSKADLTNHRLIGFDRKTPFIRATLQRMRKDNPSIPDAENIPFAIRADSNLAQLSMIRAGAGVGFCQVGLGSRDPNLTHILPEMEIPLHTWVAMHENLRTSPRCRAVFNALVDGLKGFLKTADPDALASKR, encoded by the coding sequence ATGATCAAAGAACGCGAGATCAGCTGGGATTATTACCGCACCTTCCTCAATGTCCTACGCGACGGATCGCTGTCTGCCGCCGCCCGCGAACTCGGCATAACCCAGCCGACCGTAGGCCGCCACATCGGTGCGCTGGAGGAGAGCATGGGTTTTCAGCTCTTCATCCGCTCGCCCCACGGGCTGGTCCCAACGGATGCGGCAATTGCCTTAAAGCCCTACGCCGAAAATCTTGCAGCCACCGCCTCTGCCCTCTTGCGCGCCGCTTCAGGTGAAGTGGGAAAGATCGAAGGGGCCGTGCGCATCAGCGCGTCCGATGTCATTGGCGTGGAAATCCTACCGCCGATCATCGCAGCGCTTCAGGAACTGCATCCAAAGCTGGAGATCGAACTTTCACTGTCCGATACGCTCGAGGATTTGCTGCGTCGCGAGGCAGATATCGCCATCCGCATGTCCGAGCCGGTCCAGGATGCGATCGTCATGCGCTATATCGGTAATTTCAGGGTCGGTTTCTACGCGAGCAACGACTATCTCCAGAAAATGGGCACGCCGCTGTCCAAAGCCGATCTCACCAACCACCGCCTCATCGGCTTCGACAGGAAAACCCCCTTCATAAGAGCCACCCTTCAGCGAATGAGAAAAGACAACCCGAGCATCCCAGACGCCGAAAATATCCCATTTGCCATTCGCGCCGACAGCAATCTCGCACAGCTATCCATGATACGTGCCGGTGCAGGCGTAGGATTTTGCCAAGTCGGCCTTGGCAGCCGTGACCCGAACCTAACCCACATTCTGCCGGAAATGGAAATACCGCTGCACACATGGGTCGCAATGCATGAGAACCTGCGCACATCTCCCCGCTGCCGCGCCGTTTTCAACGCGCTGGTTGACGGACTGAAAGGGTTTTTAAAAACAGCGGACCCTGACGCGCTCGCCAGCAAAAGATAA
- a CDS encoding response regulator: MASSPPKQPLAEDDAAHLLIVDDDSRIRDLLQRFLGDKGYRITAAADAAEARRKMEGIRFDLLILDVMMPGENGLSLTKSLNENKSVPVILLTARSEADARIAGLEAGADDYLAKPFDPRELVLRINNILRRNASPDTPKIEQIIFGPYNFSVPRKELRRGAEIIRLTDREQDIMLLFALRAGDTIPRHELVDAEADVGERTIDVQINRLRRKIEDDPANPVYLQTVRGIGYRLSVD; the protein is encoded by the coding sequence ATGGCAAGCAGCCCACCCAAGCAGCCATTGGCCGAAGACGATGCAGCGCATCTGCTAATCGTCGATGATGATTCCCGTATTCGCGACCTGCTCCAGCGTTTTCTGGGTGACAAGGGCTACCGCATCACCGCTGCCGCAGACGCAGCAGAGGCGCGCCGGAAGATGGAGGGAATCCGCTTCGATCTCCTCATTCTCGATGTCATGATGCCCGGTGAGAACGGCCTGTCTCTGACGAAATCCTTAAACGAAAACAAATCCGTACCCGTCATTCTTCTCACCGCCCGTTCGGAAGCCGATGCGCGGATCGCCGGGCTCGAGGCGGGCGCGGATGATTATCTGGCAAAGCCTTTCGACCCGCGGGAACTGGTGCTGCGCATCAACAATATTCTGCGCCGCAACGCCTCCCCTGACACACCGAAGATCGAGCAGATCATTTTCGGACCTTATAATTTCTCTGTGCCCCGCAAGGAATTGCGGCGCGGGGCGGAGATCATCCGCCTGACGGATCGCGAGCAGGACATCATGCTGCTGTTTGCGCTGCGTGCAGGCGACACCATTCCCCGCCATGAGTTGGTGGATGCCGAAGCGGATGTAGGTGAACGCACCATCGACGTGCAGATCAACCGGCTGCGTCGCAAGATCGAAGACGATCCGGCCAACCCCGTCTACTTGCAGACGGTACGCGGCATCGGTTACCGTCTGAGTGTCGATTGA
- a CDS encoding DMT family transporter — protein sequence MTRIQANLVLLLAAAIWGGGFVAQSTAMANIGPFWFVGLRFAIAALAVLPFAMAESSRMKAKPSAGDMKSFFLVGIALFLGATTQQVGLLTTTVTNSSFLTALYVIFVPVIAVLIYRRHPHWIVWPGALMMLCGIFLLSGGAVTRLTTGDFLSITCAFFWAIQITLAGRFVMQSNRPLALSCTQFAVCAVLSMIIGAFIEPINYNAIAASITEILYVGLVSSGLAFVLQVIGQRYTTAPQAAIFLSSEALFGALFAAIFLQEAIPSAGYIGCAIIFAAILLVELVPELSKRRNNRIISGT from the coding sequence ATGACGCGCATTCAGGCCAATCTTGTTCTCCTGCTCGCCGCAGCCATCTGGGGTGGCGGTTTCGTGGCGCAATCCACTGCCATGGCCAACATCGGCCCCTTCTGGTTCGTCGGCTTGCGCTTTGCGATTGCTGCACTCGCCGTGCTGCCCTTCGCCATGGCGGAAAGTAGCCGGATGAAGGCAAAGCCGAGTGCGGGCGACATGAAATCCTTCTTCCTCGTCGGTATCGCGCTGTTTCTGGGCGCCACCACCCAGCAGGTCGGCCTTTTGACCACCACGGTCACGAACTCCAGCTTCCTCACCGCACTCTACGTCATCTTCGTGCCGGTCATCGCCGTGCTCATCTATCGCCGCCACCCGCACTGGATCGTCTGGCCCGGCGCATTGATGATGCTGTGCGGCATTTTCCTGCTCTCGGGCGGCGCCGTAACGCGGCTGACAACGGGTGATTTTCTCAGCATCACTTGCGCCTTCTTCTGGGCGATCCAGATCACGCTTGCCGGTCGCTTCGTCATGCAGAGCAACAGGCCGCTGGCGCTGTCGTGCACGCAATTTGCAGTCTGCGCCGTCCTCAGCATGATCATCGGTGCGTTTATCGAGCCCATCAACTATAACGCGATTGCCGCGTCGATCACCGAAATCCTCTATGTCGGCCTGGTCTCGTCAGGTCTGGCGTTTGTGCTGCAAGTCATCGGCCAGCGCTACACGACGGCTCCGCAGGCTGCTATTTTTCTGTCGTCGGAGGCGCTTTTCGGGGCTTTGTTTGCCGCGATCTTCCTGCAAGAGGCCATTCCGTCCGCCGGTTACATCGGCTGCGCCATCATTTTCGCGGCTATTTTGCTGGTGGAACTGGTTCCAGAGCTTTCCAAACGGCGAAACAACCGTATAATCAGCGGCACATAA
- a CDS encoding flagellin has product MTSLISNSSATAALATLRHINSQLDQTQSNISTGYRVQEASDDVAYWSIATTMRSDEHALAAVQDAMGVGAAKTDTAYAGMEAAIDIVSEFKAKLVLAAEPSVDKLKIIDELTKLKDQLRAVASSASFNGENWLKFDTGDDPVAIGNPKVVTSFVRKDDDSVSLQTMTFDLITYPESWPFSGALIDDSLLTHGEFGILTTDTYAYNLGLSTGYMLIQGRGSGTTYMGTPVLPQVEIALSETTTHEQISEMASVVDYMLSDMQNSAAKIGAMGMRIGLQDDFVTSLRSSVNSGVSRLVDANMEEEAGRLRALQSQKELGIQALSIANNSAQILLSLFR; this is encoded by the coding sequence GTGACGAGTTTGATCAGCAATTCATCAGCAACTGCGGCTCTTGCAACATTGCGTCATATCAATTCTCAGCTCGACCAGACACAATCCAATATTTCGACGGGATATCGTGTGCAGGAGGCCTCCGACGACGTCGCCTATTGGTCGATCGCCACGACGATGCGTTCGGATGAACATGCCCTCGCAGCCGTTCAGGATGCCATGGGGGTAGGCGCTGCGAAAACCGACACGGCCTATGCGGGCATGGAAGCGGCCATCGACATCGTGTCGGAGTTCAAGGCCAAACTCGTTCTCGCCGCAGAGCCCAGTGTGGATAAGCTGAAGATCATTGACGAATTGACCAAGTTGAAGGACCAGCTTCGCGCCGTTGCCAGCAGTGCCAGTTTCAATGGGGAAAACTGGCTCAAGTTCGACACAGGCGATGACCCGGTGGCAATCGGCAATCCGAAGGTGGTGACGTCATTCGTACGGAAAGATGACGACTCGGTTTCCTTGCAAACGATGACGTTTGATCTGATCACCTATCCCGAATCCTGGCCTTTTTCCGGCGCGTTGATTGACGATTCACTTCTGACCCATGGCGAATTTGGCATACTGACCACGGACACTTATGCTTATAATCTAGGGCTCTCTACGGGTTACATGCTGATCCAGGGACGTGGAAGCGGAACCACCTATATGGGGACTCCGGTCCTGCCGCAGGTCGAGATTGCCTTATCTGAAACGACCACGCATGAACAAATCTCCGAAATGGCGTCCGTCGTGGATTACATGTTGAGCGACATGCAAAACAGCGCAGCAAAGATCGGCGCGATGGGCATGCGTATCGGCCTTCAGGATGATTTTGTCACGAGCTTGCGCAGTTCGGTGAACAGCGGGGTCAGCCGGCTTGTAGACGCGAACATGGAAGAAGAAGCCGGTCGGCTGCGTGCCTTGCAAAGCCAAAAGGAACTTGGGATTCAGGCTCTATCGATTGCCAATAACAGCGCCCAGATTTTATTGAGCCTGTTTCGCTGA
- a CDS encoding MarR family winged helix-turn-helix transcriptional regulator — MPAQSLKKTALKQAPALPHVDDSKIDFDTIEAFFFAYRDFVSDPDVILSKLDYGRAHHRVVYFVCRQPGMTVADLLDTLQITKQSLARVLKQLIDDGYIRQMAGPEDRRQRRLYPTLTGRELALALSDPQSRRIDRALEAMQPEARACVREFLARMRDAETDRPLTGVED, encoded by the coding sequence GTGCCTGCGCAGTCGCTGAAAAAGACCGCTCTCAAACAAGCGCCAGCGCTTCCGCATGTCGATGACAGCAAGATCGATTTCGATACGATCGAGGCGTTCTTCTTCGCCTACCGCGATTTCGTGTCCGATCCCGATGTCATTCTGTCCAAACTGGATTATGGCAGGGCGCACCACCGCGTCGTCTATTTCGTCTGCCGCCAGCCCGGCATGACGGTGGCCGACCTGCTGGATACCTTGCAGATCACCAAGCAGAGCCTCGCCCGCGTGCTGAAACAGTTGATCGATGACGGCTATATCCGACAGATGGCCGGGCCCGAAGATCGTCGCCAGCGCAGGCTCTACCCCACGTTGACGGGACGCGAACTGGCGTTGGCGCTCAGTGACCCGCAATCGCGCCGCATAGACCGCGCACTTGAGGCCATGCAGCCGGAAGCCCGTGCCTGCGTGCGTGAATTTCTGGCACGCATGCGCGATGCCGAAACGGACCGGCCATTGACCGGTGTGGAGGACTAA
- a CDS encoding DUF1236 domain-containing protein: MNKKLKLMIAGGALTLLAGYANAAMVATTASDLSVRSGPGEEYPEVGLATRGSDAVLDGCLDGSAWCRVEVNGLRGWANADYLNVMYEGAPVILRERRSDIDVPVVTYEKTSSAQAEPNPGDPNLGRVGEVDPPENIMTYIDRHPGESVRYEGDVVIGGTVPASAELVTIPDYEYQYVRLNDRAVLVEPQTRRVVYVYQ; the protein is encoded by the coding sequence ATGAACAAGAAGCTGAAACTTATGATCGCCGGTGGTGCGCTGACGCTGCTTGCTGGATATGCAAACGCAGCCATGGTCGCGACAACGGCATCCGATCTTTCCGTTCGATCAGGTCCCGGTGAGGAATACCCCGAAGTCGGTCTTGCGACCCGTGGCAGCGATGCGGTTCTGGATGGATGTCTTGATGGCAGCGCATGGTGCCGCGTTGAAGTAAACGGCCTTCGCGGCTGGGCAAACGCCGATTACCTGAACGTGATGTACGAAGGCGCACCTGTTATTCTGCGTGAGCGTCGCTCCGACATCGACGTGCCGGTCGTGACCTATGAGAAGACATCGAGCGCGCAGGCTGAACCAAATCCGGGTGACCCCAACCTCGGTCGTGTTGGCGAAGTCGATCCACCAGAAAACATCATGACCTATATCGACCGTCATCCGGGCGAATCCGTGCGCTATGAAGGCGATGTCGTGATCGGTGGCACAGTGCCAGCCAGTGCTGAACTGGTGACGATCCCGGACTATGAATACCAGTATGTGCGTCTCAATGACCGCGCAGTGTTGGTAGAGCCCCAGACCCGTCGCGTCGTTTACGTTTACCAGTAA
- a CDS encoding calcium:proton antiporter encodes MSIATTLKEERMLFAAVPCAVAAYFAEHMVMEQSKTLSFVVAAALIGVIILVSMRVAHHAEILAAKVGDPYGTMILTLSAVAVEVLILAIIMQESTSPTLVRDTIYSAVMIDINGILGIAALLGGLRHGEQPYNDDSARTYVVMILTAMGISMIVPEFIPEAKWHFYSIFTIGAMIALYALFLKMQVGPHSYFFSYRYPRTERKKTAAEQQAEAEDEDDEGPASYSIGVILVGVVIIGVLAEFMSAFLSNGLEGSGAPLALMAVVVATISAAPEIMTAMRSALRNRMQSVVNIAMGASLSTVILTVPVMEAIALYTGQPFIMAMTPVQTVMVFITLFAAAINLNDGETNAIEGMTHFILFATFLMLLFLGL; translated from the coding sequence ATGTCGATTGCGACGACGCTGAAAGAGGAGCGCATGTTGTTTGCGGCGGTGCCATGCGCAGTCGCTGCATATTTCGCAGAACATATGGTGATGGAACAGAGCAAGACGCTCTCATTCGTCGTGGCCGCAGCGCTGATCGGCGTGATCATTCTCGTGTCGATGCGGGTGGCGCATCACGCAGAAATCCTTGCTGCCAAGGTCGGCGATCCCTATGGCACGATGATCCTCACGCTGTCCGCCGTTGCCGTCGAGGTGTTGATCCTCGCAATCATCATGCAGGAATCCACCTCCCCCACGCTGGTGCGCGATACCATCTATTCCGCCGTCATGATCGATATCAATGGCATCCTCGGCATCGCCGCCCTGCTGGGAGGACTTCGCCACGGTGAGCAGCCCTATAATGACGATTCCGCCCGCACCTATGTGGTGATGATCCTGACCGCCATGGGCATCTCCATGATCGTGCCGGAATTCATTCCAGAGGCGAAATGGCATTTTTATTCCATCTTCACCATCGGCGCGATGATTGCTCTCTACGCACTTTTCCTGAAAATGCAGGTCGGTCCGCACAGCTATTTCTTCAGCTACCGCTACCCGCGCACGGAGCGGAAGAAAACCGCTGCCGAGCAGCAGGCCGAGGCGGAGGACGAGGACGACGAAGGCCCCGCTTCCTATTCCATCGGCGTCATTCTCGTCGGCGTCGTCATTATCGGCGTTCTCGCGGAATTCATGTCCGCCTTTCTCAGCAACGGGCTGGAAGGCAGCGGCGCGCCGTTGGCACTGATGGCGGTCGTCGTCGCGACGATCTCTGCGGCACCGGAGATCATGACGGCTATGCGTTCGGCTCTTCGCAATCGCATGCAGTCGGTCGTCAACATCGCCATGGGCGCTTCGCTATCGACGGTGATCCTGACCGTGCCGGTCATGGAGGCGATCGCTCTCTATACCGGCCAGCCATTCATCATGGCCATGACGCCGGTGCAGACGGTGATGGTTTTCATCACGCTCTTTGCGGCTGCGATCAATTTGAATGATGGTGAGACGAATGCCATCGAGGGTATGACGCACTTCATTTTGTTCGCGACATTCCTCATGCTGCTGTTTCTGGGTCTCTGA
- a CDS encoding cold-shock protein yields MAETGTVKFFNTDKGFGFIKPDNGGADIFVHISAVQASGLSALSENQKVSFDTEPDRRGKGPKAVNLQIDG; encoded by the coding sequence ATGGCCGAGACTGGCACCGTTAAATTCTTCAATACCGACAAGGGCTTCGGCTTCATCAAGCCAGACAATGGTGGCGCCGATATCTTTGTTCACATCTCTGCCGTACAGGCTTCTGGCCTGTCCGCACTCTCAGAAAACCAGAAAGTGAGCTTCGACACTGAACCGGATCGTCGCGGCAAAGGGCCGAAGGCAGTCAACCTGCAGATTGATGGCTGA
- a CDS encoding MBL fold metallo-hydrolase, whose protein sequence is MGKLQAGIIPVTPFQQNCTILFDEDTKEGVIVDPGGDVDVILQTVAENGITLKEIWLTHGHLDHAGGAKELKEKLSLPIVGPHEDDKPLLERIEVQAEKYGIPGLQNVLPDRWLNDGDSISFGDHVFQVYHCPGHAPGHVIYYNRAQAFAHLGDVLFSGSIGRTDLPGGNHAQLLASIRDKVLPLGDEVGFICGHGPGGRIGEERRTNPYLQGIYAHHPGAAAGEQNKPAE, encoded by the coding sequence ATGGGTAAGCTACAGGCGGGCATCATTCCTGTGACGCCATTTCAGCAGAACTGTACCATTCTTTTCGATGAAGACACCAAGGAAGGCGTGATCGTGGACCCCGGCGGGGATGTCGATGTCATCCTCCAGACCGTGGCGGAAAACGGCATCACGCTCAAGGAAATCTGGCTGACGCACGGGCATCTTGATCACGCCGGTGGCGCCAAGGAGCTCAAGGAAAAGCTGTCGCTACCCATCGTCGGCCCGCATGAGGATGACAAGCCGCTTCTGGAGCGCATCGAGGTTCAGGCTGAAAAATACGGTATACCCGGCTTGCAAAACGTGTTGCCGGATCGCTGGCTGAACGATGGTGATAGCATCTCTTTCGGTGACCATGTGTTCCAGGTCTACCATTGCCCCGGCCACGCACCCGGCCACGTCATCTATTACAATCGTGCGCAGGCCTTCGCCCATCTCGGCGACGTCCTGTTTTCCGGCTCGATCGGTCGCACCGACCTTCCCGGCGGCAACCATGCGCAGCTTCTGGCTTCCATCCGTGACAAGGTCCTGCCGCTAGGCGACGAGGTCGGCTTCATCTGCGGCCATGGCCCCGGCGGGCGCATCGGCGAAGAGCGCCGGACCAACCCCTATTTGCAGGGGATTTATGCGCATCATCCGGGTGCGGCGGCGGGAGAGCAGAACAAGCCGGCTGAATAG
- a CDS encoding pyridoxal phosphate-dependent aminotransferase, with translation MAFLADILSRVKPSATIAVSQKARELQAQGRDVIGLGAGEPDFDTPDNIKEAAIAAINAGKTKYTPISGIPELRKAIAEKFKRENGLDYKPEQTIVGTGGKQILFNAFMATLNPGDEVIIPTPYWVSYPEMVSICGGTPVFVQTTLEGKFKLTAEALEKAITPKTKWFLFNSPSNPSGAAYSHDELKALTDVLVKHPHVWVLTDDMYEHLTYGDFKFVTPVEVEPSLYDRTLTMNGVSKAYAMTGWRIGYAAGPLQLIKAMDMIQGQQTSGATSIAQWAALEALNGTQDFIPENKKIFEGRRDLVVSMLNQAKGINCPMPEGAFYVYPSCAGLIGKTAPSGKVLETDEDFVTELLETEGVAVVHGSAFGLGPNFRISYATSEKLLEEACNRIQRFCANCR, from the coding sequence ATGGCCTTCCTTGCCGACATTCTCTCCCGCGTAAAGCCCTCCGCCACCATCGCCGTTTCCCAGAAAGCCCGTGAATTGCAGGCTCAGGGTCGCGATGTGATTGGCCTTGGTGCAGGCGAGCCGGATTTCGATACGCCCGACAATATCAAGGAAGCAGCCATTGCCGCGATCAACGCCGGCAAAACGAAATACACGCCGATTTCGGGCATTCCAGAATTGCGCAAGGCGATTGCCGAAAAGTTCAAGCGCGAAAACGGTCTGGATTACAAGCCGGAGCAGACGATTGTCGGCACAGGTGGAAAGCAGATTCTTTTCAACGCGTTCATGGCAACGCTTAACCCCGGCGACGAAGTTATTATTCCAACACCTTACTGGGTCAGCTACCCGGAAATGGTGTCGATATGCGGCGGCACGCCTGTCTTCGTTCAGACCACGCTCGAAGGCAAGTTCAAGCTGACAGCGGAAGCACTGGAAAAGGCGATCACGCCGAAGACCAAGTGGTTCCTGTTCAACTCCCCATCCAACCCATCGGGTGCTGCCTACAGCCACGACGAGTTGAAGGCGTTGACGGACGTGCTGGTCAAGCATCCGCATGTCTGGGTTCTGACAGACGATATGTACGAGCACCTGACCTATGGCGACTTCAAGTTCGTGACACCTGTGGAAGTCGAGCCTTCGCTCTATGACCGCACGCTGACCATGAACGGCGTGTCCAAGGCCTATGCGATGACCGGCTGGCGTATCGGTTATGCCGCAGGCCCGTTGCAGCTCATCAAGGCCATGGACATGATCCAAGGTCAGCAGACCTCCGGCGCGACCTCCATCGCGCAGTGGGCTGCTTTGGAAGCGCTGAACGGTACACAGGACTTCATTCCTGAAAACAAGAAGATCTTCGAAGGCCGTCGTGACCTCGTCGTATCGATGCTGAACCAGGCCAAGGGCATCAATTGCCCGATGCCGGAAGGTGCCTTCTACGTCTACCCATCCTGCGCAGGCCTGATCGGCAAGACCGCACCTTCGGGCAAAGTGCTCGAAACCGACGAAGACTTCGTGACAGAGCTTCTGGAAACGGAAGGCGTCGCGGTTGTGCACGGTTCTGCTTTCGGCCTCGGCCCCAACTTCCGCATTTCCTACGCGACATCTGAGAAGTTGCTGGAAGAAGCCTGCAACCGCATTCAGCGCTTCTGCGCGAATTGCCGCTAA
- a CDS encoding DUF2188 domain-containing protein — MTKVVYEIVEHDGGWAYRMSGAYSEAFPTHSDAVQAARIAAAEQQVGDEDTEIAYQDEAGRWHEEYSQGGDRPEAEVVDVYEEPQPSRNAV, encoded by the coding sequence ATGACCAAAGTGGTGTATGAGATTGTGGAGCATGATGGCGGCTGGGCTTACCGCATGAGCGGAGCCTATTCCGAAGCCTTTCCCACCCATTCCGACGCCGTCCAGGCCGCCCGCATCGCCGCCGCCGAGCAGCAGGTCGGCGATGAAGACACAGAGATTGCCTATCAGGATGAAGCAGGCCGCTGGCACGAAGAATACAGCCAGGGCGGTGACAGGCCGGAGGCTGAGGTGGTTGACGTTTATGAGGAGCCGCAACCGAGCCGCAATGCCGTCTGA